A single window of Archangium gephyra DNA harbors:
- a CDS encoding discoidin domain-containing protein produces the protein MTWSSVAEAQSANVNLAYNQPTVTSSAEGPFAGSFAVDGDGGTRWGSGFNATEWIQVDLGQNTAVNRVVLTWEAAYGRGYTVQVSSDAVTWQNALVITAGDGGVDDLAVSGTGRYVRILCQARALPEFGYSLWEFAVYGTAAPAGDLAKNRPATASSVEANAAHLAPGFAFDANATTRWSSAAADPQWIRVDLGTSQPLGKVVLDWEGAYAKTYTVEGSNDDVNWTALAPTITNGAPGRRDIPVTGSARYVRMRGTERGTGYGYSLWSFEVYGPGGGPQDPPRRPRTRR, from the coding sequence ACGTGGTCTTCTGTCGCGGAGGCCCAGTCCGCGAACGTGAACCTGGCCTACAACCAGCCGACGGTGACGTCCTCCGCGGAAGGCCCGTTCGCCGGTAGCTTCGCGGTGGATGGCGACGGCGGGACGCGCTGGGGCAGCGGCTTCAACGCGACCGAGTGGATTCAGGTCGACCTCGGGCAGAACACGGCCGTCAACCGGGTGGTGCTCACCTGGGAGGCGGCCTATGGCCGGGGCTACACGGTCCAGGTGTCCAGCGACGCGGTGACGTGGCAGAACGCGCTCGTCATCACGGCCGGTGACGGTGGCGTGGATGACCTGGCGGTGAGCGGCACCGGCCGCTACGTGCGCATCCTCTGCCAGGCTCGCGCGCTTCCCGAATTCGGGTACTCGCTGTGGGAGTTCGCCGTCTACGGCACCGCGGCCCCGGCGGGTGACCTCGCGAAGAACCGGCCCGCCACGGCGTCGAGCGTCGAGGCCAACGCCGCCCACCTCGCTCCCGGCTTCGCGTTCGACGCGAATGCCACCACGCGCTGGTCCTCCGCGGCCGCGGATCCGCAGTGGATTCGCGTCGACCTCGGCACGTCCCAGCCGCTCGGCAAGGTGGTGCTGGACTGGGAGGGAGCGTACGCGAAGACGTACACCGTCGAGGGCTCCAACGACGACGTCAACTGGACGGCGCTGGCGCCCACCATCACCAACGGCGCACCGGGCCGCCGCGACATCCCCGTGACTGGCAGCGCCCGCTATGTGCGGATGCGCGGCACCGAGCGCGGGACGGGCTACGGTTACTCGCTCTGGTCCTTCGAGGTCTACGGGCCCGGTGGCGGCCCGCAGGATCCCCCCCGCAGACCACGAACCAGACGGTGA
- a CDS encoding glycoside hydrolase family 3 C-terminal domain-containing protein: MFPELAYAKINVSPAPLGVTPVPEEGNTTPSVRNPPGPFTYELTFPPNTTVTMSKNQFSPTAPNTDIRLSVTTSTGTVLRGQTVSALAVQGAEWKVEIFSTGGGGTDGRDRTIIPDPYVAPAPPPVAGAFAVLAPANGAMITNTRRPTLQWAAVTGATNYKVYVNISRNDYDWMAPGSLLDRYTLMTTTTSTSWTPADDLPDRWTYKWYVVATLSSGSTSRSDLRTFSVYLPVVETAADGVALINGMRDLNKNGTIEPYEDWHNPIATRVNDLMSRMTLHEKALQMFFDAKTVPEAGFTMGPLSPQDIVSFQQASARTRLGIPHIDAGDTIHGYKTSWPTQPALAASRDLDTVYELGDVQRREQLAVGSRGTLSPLAEVGTKVLYPRIQEGNGEDADLSAGLTRALIAGLQGGPEVNPYSIWVTTKHWPGQGAGGEAGITYDGTTIHYHMRPWHAALEAGTSGIMPGYAGSWLLGPEGYGAGDNPSIINYLRQQLGYTGVVCSDWLPSGAWSRSANAGSDVMGGATPTQMGNFENEVSAARIDQAVRRILDLKFRLGIFEDPYRKGPAGTSEWHSADSKALVRRAAQNAMTLLKNDGALPLRLPAGAKLVVAGPRADDPSCMVTWRSDFHGTEFGDLTIYQAIKQRAERDGITVYKDAAPAGVTPDAAIVVVGESYFTHGTEWDKEKPYLPGDPIGPAHDAKWGDQYGVITSFKSRNIPTTTVLILPRPYILTNVVPQTNALLVAYRPGDSGGPAVADVLFGDVFPRGMLPWQLPRSLDQIGTDVENNQLEQWDLPFDLGATAAQRTEIRQRIAQGLPVQPIYGNPLFQYGAGIQGFGLTDATPPTSFSLLTPTPGSTITTKPAFSWTASSDPQTGIHRYEVFLDGSPFPVATTRSTSASLTNATIGNGQHTWFVKAYNWAGGVTTSATATFTLNDTTPPGAFAALIPAAGSAVTGTSTTFIWEQATDVGAGVSQYVLTVDGTDRTPTVTPHAYVGTTTNLALGRNVVATSNEFGSPNDAVDGSATTRWSSRNDVASPDTESITVDLGAIYSIKRVVFSWEAAYGRQYVVETSLDGATGWKALYTEANGNGGLDDLGNLSGVGRYVRMRGVQRATVYGYSLWEFEVYGVGTEQLSLTGLSTGSHTWRVRAVDGAGNTTLSNGPITFTK, translated from the coding sequence ATGTTCCCGGAGCTGGCCTACGCGAAGATCAACGTCTCGCCCGCGCCCCTCGGCGTCACGCCGGTGCCGGAGGAGGGCAACACGACGCCGTCGGTGCGCAACCCGCCCGGGCCGTTCACCTACGAGCTGACCTTCCCGCCCAACACCACCGTCACGATGTCGAAGAACCAGTTCTCGCCCACGGCGCCGAACACGGACATCCGCCTGTCGGTCACCACCTCCACGGGCACGGTGCTCCGGGGACAGACGGTCTCCGCGCTGGCGGTGCAGGGGGCCGAGTGGAAGGTGGAGATCTTCTCCACGGGTGGTGGCGGCACGGATGGCCGCGACCGCACCATCATCCCGGATCCATACGTGGCGCCGGCTCCTCCCCCGGTTGCCGGGGCCTTCGCCGTCCTCGCTCCGGCCAATGGCGCGATGATCACCAACACCCGCCGGCCCACGCTCCAGTGGGCGGCCGTCACGGGTGCCACGAACTACAAGGTCTACGTCAACATCAGCCGGAACGACTACGACTGGATGGCGCCCGGCAGCCTGCTGGATCGCTACACGCTGATGACCACGACCACGAGCACCTCGTGGACGCCGGCGGACGACCTGCCCGACCGCTGGACGTACAAGTGGTACGTGGTGGCCACCTTGTCGAGCGGTAGCACCAGCCGCTCCGACCTGCGCACCTTCAGTGTCTACCTGCCGGTGGTGGAGACCGCGGCGGATGGCGTGGCGCTCATCAACGGGATGAGAGACCTCAACAAGAACGGCACCATCGAGCCGTACGAGGACTGGCACAACCCCATCGCCACGCGCGTGAACGATCTCATGTCGCGCATGACGCTGCACGAGAAGGCGCTGCAGATGTTCTTCGATGCCAAGACGGTGCCCGAGGCGGGTTTCACCATGGGACCGCTCAGCCCGCAGGACATCGTGAGCTTCCAGCAGGCGTCCGCGCGGACGCGCCTGGGCATTCCGCATATCGACGCGGGTGACACCATCCACGGGTACAAGACGAGCTGGCCCACGCAGCCGGCGCTCGCGGCGTCGAGGGACCTGGACACCGTGTACGAGCTGGGCGACGTGCAGCGGCGCGAGCAGCTCGCGGTGGGCAGCCGGGGCACGCTCTCCCCGCTCGCCGAGGTGGGCACCAAGGTGCTCTACCCGCGCATCCAGGAGGGCAATGGCGAGGACGCGGACCTGTCGGCGGGCCTCACCCGCGCGCTCATCGCGGGCCTGCAAGGCGGCCCCGAGGTGAACCCGTACTCCATCTGGGTCACCACCAAGCACTGGCCGGGCCAGGGAGCGGGAGGGGAGGCCGGCATCACCTACGACGGCACCACCATCCACTACCACATGCGCCCGTGGCACGCGGCGCTCGAGGCGGGCACCAGTGGCATCATGCCCGGCTACGCCGGGAGCTGGCTGCTGGGGCCGGAGGGCTACGGCGCGGGTGACAACCCGAGCATCATCAACTACCTGCGCCAGCAGCTCGGTTACACGGGCGTCGTCTGCTCGGACTGGTTGCCGTCGGGCGCGTGGTCGCGCTCGGCCAACGCGGGCTCGGATGTCATGGGCGGCGCCACGCCCACGCAGATGGGCAACTTCGAGAACGAGGTGAGCGCGGCCCGCATCGACCAGGCCGTCCGCCGCATCCTGGACCTGAAGTTCCGCCTGGGCATCTTCGAGGACCCGTACCGCAAGGGCCCCGCCGGCACCTCCGAGTGGCACTCGGCGGATAGCAAGGCGCTGGTGCGCCGCGCGGCGCAGAACGCGATGACGCTCCTCAAGAATGACGGGGCCCTGCCGCTGCGCCTGCCCGCGGGGGCGAAGCTCGTCGTCGCCGGCCCGCGCGCGGACGACCCGTCCTGCATGGTGACGTGGCGCTCGGACTTCCACGGGACGGAGTTCGGCGACCTGACCATCTACCAGGCCATCAAGCAGCGCGCCGAGCGCGACGGCATCACCGTCTACAAGGACGCGGCGCCCGCGGGCGTCACGCCGGACGCGGCCATCGTGGTGGTGGGCGAGAGCTACTTCACCCACGGCACCGAGTGGGACAAGGAGAAGCCCTACCTGCCGGGCGACCCCATTGGCCCCGCGCATGACGCGAAGTGGGGAGACCAGTACGGCGTCATCACCAGCTTCAAGTCGCGCAACATCCCGACGACGACGGTGTTGATCCTCCCGCGCCCGTACATCCTGACCAACGTCGTCCCGCAGACCAACGCGCTGCTGGTGGCGTACCGGCCCGGCGACTCCGGAGGCCCGGCCGTGGCGGATGTGCTCTTCGGTGACGTGTTCCCGCGCGGCATGCTGCCGTGGCAGCTCCCGCGCTCGCTGGATCAGATTGGCACCGACGTGGAGAACAACCAGCTGGAGCAGTGGGACCTGCCGTTCGACCTGGGGGCCACCGCCGCGCAGCGCACGGAGATCCGCCAGCGGATCGCCCAGGGCCTGCCCGTGCAGCCCATCTACGGCAACCCGCTCTTCCAGTACGGCGCGGGCATCCAGGGCTTCGGGCTCACCGACGCCACGCCGCCCACGTCCTTCTCGCTCCTCACGCCGACGCCGGGGTCCACCATCACCACGAAGCCGGCCTTCTCGTGGACGGCGAGCAGTGATCCGCAGACGGGCATCCACCGCTACGAGGTCTTCCTCGACGGCAGCCCGTTCCCCGTGGCGACGACGCGGAGCACGTCCGCCTCGCTCACCAACGCGACGATTGGCAACGGCCAGCACACGTGGTTCGTGAAGGCCTACAACTGGGCCGGGGGCGTGACCACGTCGGCCACGGCCACGTTCACGCTGAACGACACCACGCCGCCCGGGGCCTTCGCGGCGCTGATTCCGGCGGCGGGTTCGGCGGTGACGGGCACGAGCACGACGTTCATCTGGGAGCAGGCCACCGACGTGGGCGCGGGAGTCTCGCAGTACGTGCTCACGGTGGATGGAACGGACCGGACGCCAACGGTGACGCCGCACGCCTACGTGGGGACGACGACGAACCTCGCGCTCGGGCGCAACGTCGTCGCCACCTCCAACGAGTTCGGCAGCCCCAACGACGCGGTGGACGGCAGCGCCACCACGCGCTGGTCCAGCCGCAACGACGTGGCGAGCCCGGACACGGAGTCCATCACCGTCGACCTGGGAGCCATCTACTCCATCAAGCGCGTGGTGTTCAGCTGGGAGGCCGCCTATGGCCGCCAGTACGTCGTGGAGACGTCGCTCGACGGGGCCACGGGCTGGAAGGCCCTGTACACGGAGGCCAACGGCAATGGCGGCCTGGATGACCTGGGCAACCTGAGTGGCGTCGGGCGCTACGTGCGGATGCGCGGCGTGCAGCGTGCGACGGTCTACGGGTACTCGCTGTGGGAGTTCGAGGTGTACGGCGTGGGCACGGAGCAGTTGTCCCTCACCGGCCTGAGCACCGGTAGCCACACGTGGCGGGTGCGCGCGGTCGACGGGGCGGGGAACACCACCCTCTCCAACGGCCCCATCACCTTCACGAAGTAA
- a CDS encoding glycoside hydrolase family 2 TIM barrel-domain containing protein yields MAPVRSTALVLLMALALVPVAPVYAHTAIVKVEDRWQLQVDGKPYVARGVTFSGSSSSAAYEQDCARLASIGVNTLRTWGTGSETRVLLDAAHKHGLKVLVGLWLRQGRPGAESDDSFDYLRDKQGMKKQLADTLAQVRHFKDHPAVLAWGIGNEVLLNSPDDAAKEAYARFLEQVVREVKKLDAGHPVISVDAWTFGVPWWEKYTPSLDAYGINVYGRGIHALSGELAKAGVVKPWLITEFGAQGEWDAPKDANGVPREPEDTEKYAAIVDGWRSALAPHVEAGRCLGLFVFNYSAAFDHTALWLGMLSGGSTRPAWHAVREAYTGQKPATPLPTIARVTVGDVKQDESGTWAQVRVEAKDAAGAPLDVSFAYNFRGASTRHERDEVVRLQALPGMTPDTWLVRMPSVRGAIKLYALAKDRAGNLVMATTSVALPVAR; encoded by the coding sequence ATGGCCCCGGTCCGTTCCACCGCCCTCGTGTTGCTGATGGCGCTCGCTCTCGTTCCCGTTGCCCCGGTGTACGCGCACACCGCCATCGTCAAGGTGGAGGACCGCTGGCAGCTCCAGGTGGACGGGAAGCCCTATGTGGCCCGTGGTGTCACCTTCAGTGGAAGCAGCAGCTCCGCCGCCTACGAGCAGGACTGCGCGCGCCTCGCCTCCATCGGCGTGAACACGCTTCGCACCTGGGGAACCGGGAGCGAAACGCGGGTGCTGCTCGACGCCGCGCACAAGCACGGCTTGAAGGTGCTCGTCGGACTCTGGCTGCGTCAGGGGCGTCCGGGCGCCGAGAGTGATGATTCCTTCGATTACCTCCGCGACAAACAGGGCATGAAGAAGCAGTTGGCGGACACGCTCGCCCAGGTGCGCCACTTCAAGGATCACCCCGCGGTGCTCGCCTGGGGCATCGGCAACGAGGTGCTGCTCAACTCGCCGGATGATGCGGCGAAAGAGGCCTACGCGCGCTTCCTGGAGCAGGTCGTCCGGGAGGTGAAGAAGCTCGACGCCGGCCATCCCGTCATCTCCGTCGACGCGTGGACCTTCGGCGTGCCGTGGTGGGAGAAGTACACGCCGTCCCTCGATGCGTACGGCATCAATGTCTACGGCCGTGGCATCCACGCGCTCTCCGGCGAGCTCGCGAAGGCTGGAGTGGTCAAACCGTGGCTCATCACCGAATTCGGCGCGCAGGGGGAGTGGGATGCCCCCAAGGACGCGAACGGTGTCCCACGCGAGCCGGAGGACACGGAGAAATACGCCGCCATCGTCGATGGGTGGCGGAGTGCCCTTGCCCCGCACGTCGAGGCCGGCCGCTGTCTGGGCTTGTTCGTCTTCAACTACAGCGCGGCGTTCGATCACACCGCGCTCTGGCTCGGCATGTTGTCGGGTGGTTCCACCCGGCCCGCGTGGCATGCGGTGCGCGAGGCCTATACCGGTCAGAAGCCCGCCACGCCGTTGCCCACCATTGCCCGTGTCACGGTGGGGGACGTGAAACAGGACGAGTCCGGTACGTGGGCCCAGGTGCGTGTCGAGGCGAAGGACGCGGCGGGGGCACCGCTCGACGTCTCGTTCGCCTACAACTTTCGCGGTGCCTCCACACGCCACGAGCGCGACGAGGTGGTGCGGCTCCAGGCCCTGCCCGGCATGACGCCTGACACCTGGCTCGTGCGCATGCCCTCCGTGAGGGGCGCCATCAAGCTCTACGCGCTCGCGAAGGACCGCGCCGGCAATCTCGTGATGGCCACCACCTCCGTTGCCCTGCCTGTCGCTCGATAG
- a CDS encoding alpha/beta hydrolase family esterase, producing MVRVLAELKSFASTLFDSPAASAEASVTCSVDGAPPMQTVEPVTVRPRADGGEVLSFVQEGVTRYACLNLPEQAAEPGSAGRKWPLLIHLHGSRATPASIYSLGKALYALHDTASLSSDPDVRGFLVLSPMGRRARPSGALSGTGFHWDEWYRNPTANLDALAIDHFLDEVVARGLVDTNRIYVFGWSNGAYMAALYGMWRADRIAAIAQYAGANPWTRLPCPVPMTWTREVPITLMRNLCDALVPYSATQEWIETLQARNWPFEYQSLDLHGAATAPDAAPPAHSGKLRGLYEHVRWPDQAVFEKALAFLARHPLPPAAAVRNRKVLG from the coding sequence ATGGTCCGAGTCCTTGCCGAGCTGAAATCCTTCGCGAGCACCCTGTTTGATTCGCCGGCCGCATCGGCCGAGGCCTCCGTCACCTGTTCCGTGGACGGGGCGCCGCCGATGCAGACCGTGGAGCCGGTGACCGTTCGCCCCCGTGCCGATGGCGGTGAGGTGCTCTCCTTCGTCCAGGAGGGGGTGACGCGCTATGCGTGCCTCAACCTGCCCGAGCAGGCCGCCGAGCCGGGCAGCGCCGGCCGCAAATGGCCGCTCCTCATCCACCTGCACGGCTCACGCGCGACGCCCGCGAGCATCTATTCGCTCGGCAAGGCGCTGTACGCGCTCCACGACACCGCCTCGCTGTCGAGCGATCCGGACGTCCGCGGCTTCCTGGTGCTCTCTCCCATGGGGCGGCGCGCCCGTCCCTCGGGCGCCCTCAGCGGCACCGGCTTCCATTGGGACGAGTGGTATCGCAACCCCACCGCCAACCTCGACGCGCTCGCCATCGATCATTTCCTCGACGAGGTGGTGGCCCGAGGCCTGGTGGACACGAATCGCATCTACGTGTTCGGTTGGAGCAATGGCGCGTACATGGCGGCGCTCTACGGCATGTGGCGGGCGGATCGGATCGCCGCCATCGCCCAGTACGCGGGCGCCAATCCCTGGACGCGCCTTCCGTGTCCCGTGCCGATGACCTGGACGCGCGAGGTGCCCATCACCTTGATGCGCAATCTCTGTGACGCGCTGGTCCCTTATTCCGCCACGCAGGAGTGGATCGAAACCCTCCAGGCGCGCAATTGGCCTTTCGAATACCAGAGCCTCGATCTCCACGGAGCCGCGACCGCCCCCGACGCCGCCCCTCCCGCGCACAGCGGCAAGCTGCGTGGCCTCTATGAGCACGTCCGCTGGCCGGACCAGGCCGTCTTCGAGAAGGCGCTCGCGTTCCTTGCCCGCCATCCGCTCCCGCCCGCCGCGGCGGTCCGGAATCGTAAGGTTCTGGGCTAG
- a CDS encoding glutathione S-transferase family protein, which produces MKLYFAPRTRSTRARWLLEELGVPYELVKLDLARQENTTPAYLSVHPLGEVPALADGEVTLLESLAICLHLADRFPEKHLAPRMGSAERGPYYQWMVFAEVSLEPVVMEFYRHAQLPEEQKASASSNEALAKHRSRLTAVLDVINVGLGGREFLVAGAFTAADVVMASILHLANTLKLLDGHPRLVEYVKRHTQRPAVRKAVSG; this is translated from the coding sequence ATGAAGCTCTACTTCGCCCCCAGGACCCGATCGACCCGTGCCCGATGGCTGCTGGAGGAGCTCGGGGTGCCCTACGAGCTGGTCAAGCTCGACCTCGCTCGACAGGAGAACACCACCCCCGCGTACCTGTCGGTGCATCCGCTGGGCGAAGTCCCCGCTCTGGCCGATGGGGAAGTCACACTGCTCGAGTCCCTGGCCATCTGCCTCCATCTGGCCGACCGCTTCCCGGAGAAGCACCTGGCGCCGCGGATGGGTTCCGCGGAGCGCGGCCCTTATTACCAATGGATGGTCTTCGCCGAGGTGAGCCTTGAGCCCGTGGTGATGGAGTTCTACAGGCACGCGCAGTTGCCCGAGGAGCAGAAGGCCAGCGCGTCCTCGAACGAAGCGCTCGCGAAGCACAGGAGCCGCCTCACGGCCGTGCTCGACGTCATCAACGTGGGCCTCGGCGGCCGTGAATTCCTCGTAGCAGGGGCATTCACCGCCGCCGATGTGGTGATGGCGTCCATCCTCCACCTGGCGAACACGCTGAAGCTGCTCGACGGGCATCCGCGGCTGGTGGAGTACGTCAAGCGCCACACTCAACGTCCGGCGGTGAGGAAGGCCGTCTCGGGGTGA
- a CDS encoding LysR family transcriptional regulator yields MISPADMMLFAAVVREESFTRAARQLGITKQTISERISNLEERLGVRLLERTTRRLRVTGAGATYYERCSAIAAQIDEANSEVQQRQAEPVGLLRVSSPMLYGRRYLTPVVSKYLARHPQARVEVVLADRRVHLIEEGLDVAIHIGPLDDSSLVARKLGESPFHFVASPRFLSKYGTPSASELRSARCIGFSAFETWEAEGVKSRIDPVLTVNDLELACEAAIAGVGIARVPAILCRDAVHDGRLKVLFSPKPAMLRAIHAVYPSRLNLPAKVRFFVDALATLAEPMLPLHSAPRRKRAL; encoded by the coding sequence ATGATCTCACCAGCCGACATGATGCTGTTCGCCGCGGTCGTTCGCGAGGAGAGCTTCACCCGGGCGGCGCGCCAGCTCGGCATCACCAAGCAGACCATCAGCGAGCGCATCAGCAATCTGGAGGAGCGGCTCGGGGTGCGGCTTCTCGAACGAACCACGCGGCGTCTGCGGGTCACCGGGGCCGGAGCGACGTACTACGAGCGCTGCTCCGCCATCGCCGCGCAGATCGACGAGGCGAACAGTGAGGTGCAACAGCGGCAGGCGGAGCCAGTCGGCCTGCTGCGGGTCTCCTCGCCGATGCTCTATGGCCGGCGATACCTGACACCCGTGGTGTCGAAGTACCTCGCCCGCCATCCCCAGGCGCGAGTGGAGGTGGTGCTGGCGGATCGCCGTGTCCACCTCATCGAAGAGGGGCTGGATGTCGCCATTCACATCGGTCCGCTCGACGACTCGTCGCTCGTGGCGCGAAAGCTCGGCGAGAGTCCGTTCCATTTCGTCGCGAGCCCCCGCTTCCTGTCGAAGTACGGCACGCCGAGCGCCAGCGAGCTCCGCTCCGCGCGCTGCATTGGCTTCAGTGCGTTCGAGACGTGGGAGGCCGAGGGGGTGAAGTCTCGAATCGATCCGGTCCTGACCGTGAATGATCTCGAGCTGGCGTGTGAGGCGGCGATCGCCGGGGTAGGCATCGCGCGCGTCCCGGCCATCCTCTGCCGGGATGCGGTCCATGACGGCCGGCTGAAGGTCCTCTTCAGTCCCAAGCCCGCGATGCTGCGCGCCATCCACGCCGTCTACCCGAGCCGGCTGAATCTTCCGGCGAAGGTCCGGTTCTTCGTGGATGCCCTGGCAACGCTGGCCGAGCCGATGCTGCCGTTGCACAGCGCACCGCGGCGAAAGCGCGCGCTCTGA
- a CDS encoding right-handed parallel beta-helix repeat-containing protein: MDAGTPGGDAGTNASQYLNVSLEGMAPGSTVSAMRLRPGVPAEESLLSLLAEETNLTLPYQREESLSVTVNAPDGTVARLLSGGGEPHGPSSSTRVRLVPAEYATIQAAIDAAKPGEVVRVLPGTYFEHVKLKRGVHLQGSGASVTLLDGQQGALPLVDLSNAPGSVVSGFTFQGVTERNGSAFCSSVNADDCFCLRTSALYADGHDWVYPPLGAYHVMDQSTWTLPSVSPPALVTQNIFRDNYIGVGLYFHPLVHVRNNLFLGNEGGVVAKCFQDRTLIANNVFWENRQAAITSQAGYLDILNNIIARSPVGISWDYVQTGQVRCNLFFDNGAAGTRVTIGTDGNIIADPRFVAPERSDFHVDRLSPAVDSGCFQGQAVDPEDRSPQDRGAYGGPWGHWTGE, from the coding sequence ATGGATGCGGGCACTCCTGGCGGTGACGCGGGGACGAACGCCTCGCAGTACCTGAACGTGTCCCTCGAGGGGATGGCTCCTGGCTCCACCGTCTCGGCGATGCGCCTGCGCCCGGGAGTCCCCGCGGAAGAATCCCTGCTCTCCCTACTGGCGGAGGAGACGAACCTGACGCTGCCGTACCAACGGGAGGAGAGCCTCTCGGTCACGGTGAACGCACCGGATGGGACGGTGGCGCGACTGCTGTCTGGAGGCGGCGAGCCCCATGGCCCCTCGTCCTCCACGCGGGTCCGGCTCGTGCCGGCCGAGTATGCGACCATCCAGGCGGCCATCGATGCCGCGAAACCCGGAGAGGTGGTCCGGGTGCTTCCGGGGACCTACTTCGAACATGTGAAGCTCAAGCGGGGCGTGCATCTCCAGGGCAGCGGAGCGTCGGTCACCCTCCTCGACGGACAGCAAGGAGCGTTGCCCCTCGTCGACCTGTCCAACGCGCCCGGCTCCGTGGTGTCTGGCTTCACCTTCCAGGGAGTCACCGAGCGGAACGGCAGCGCCTTCTGCTCCTCCGTCAACGCGGACGATTGCTTCTGCCTCCGGACTTCCGCTCTCTACGCGGATGGGCATGACTGGGTGTATCCGCCCCTGGGCGCCTATCACGTCATGGATCAGAGTACCTGGACCCTGCCCTCGGTCTCTCCTCCGGCCCTCGTCACCCAGAACATCTTCAGGGACAACTACATTGGCGTGGGGCTCTACTTCCATCCCCTGGTGCACGTGCGCAACAACCTCTTCCTGGGGAACGAGGGCGGCGTGGTGGCCAAGTGCTTCCAGGACCGGACGCTGATCGCCAACAACGTGTTCTGGGAGAACCGCCAGGCCGCCATCACCAGTCAGGCGGGCTACCTCGACATCCTCAACAACATCATCGCCCGCTCGCCCGTGGGCATCTCGTGGGATTACGTGCAGACGGGCCAGGTCCGCTGCAATCTCTTCTTCGACAACGGGGCGGCCGGTACGCGCGTGACCATCGGGACGGATGGAAACATCATCGCCGATCCCCGCTTCGTGGCTCCGGAGCGGAGTGACTTCCACGTGGACCGGCTCTCTCCCGCCGTGGACAGCGGATGCTTCCAGGGCCAGGCCGTCGACCCGGAGGATCGGTCCCCCCAGGATCGGGGGGCCTACGGCGGCCCCTGGGGTCATTGGACGGGGGAGTGA
- a CDS encoding DMT family transporter has product MNANFHALGAIALWASLASLGLALRHVPPFLLTGIALVLGSLPAWPLARQWKVPASTLALGVYGLFGYHFLLFIALRLAPPVEANLVNYLWPLLIVVLAPVVLPGLRLRPVHIGAALMGFAGAGLAILRGSSGTAQATWHWGYLPALGSAFIWATYSLLTRRVAHFPTAAIGLFGLVSGALALLCHWALEPSVDLSVRDWLLLAVMGLGPLGAAFFLWDKALKLGDARHIGILSYLTPLASTSLLLLVTGQGLSSGVVLAAVMIIGSAVVGTRAR; this is encoded by the coding sequence ATGAACGCGAACTTCCATGCGCTGGGGGCCATCGCCCTGTGGGCCAGCCTGGCCTCTCTCGGCCTGGCCTTGCGGCATGTGCCCCCGTTCCTGCTCACCGGTATCGCCCTGGTGCTCGGCAGCCTTCCCGCCTGGCCTCTCGCGCGGCAATGGAAGGTCCCGGCTTCGACGCTGGCGCTCGGGGTGTACGGCCTGTTCGGCTATCACTTCCTGCTGTTCATCGCCTTGCGGCTCGCTCCGCCGGTGGAAGCGAACCTGGTCAACTACCTGTGGCCGCTGCTGATCGTGGTGCTGGCCCCCGTGGTGCTACCGGGACTGCGGTTGCGTCCGGTGCACATTGGCGCAGCGCTGATGGGGTTCGCGGGCGCCGGACTGGCCATCCTGCGCGGCAGCAGTGGCACGGCGCAGGCCACCTGGCACTGGGGCTACCTGCCGGCACTCGGCTCCGCTTTCATCTGGGCCACGTACTCGCTGCTGACCCGGCGGGTCGCCCACTTCCCGACGGCGGCCATCGGCTTGTTCGGGCTGGTCTCCGGCGCGCTGGCCCTGCTGTGTCACTGGGCCCTGGAGCCGTCGGTCGACCTGTCCGTGCGCGACTGGCTGCTGCTGGCGGTGATGGGCCTGGGGCCGCTCGGCGCGGCCTTCTTCCTCTGGGACAAGGCGCTCAAGCTGGGCGACGCACGGCACATCGGCATCCTGAGCTACCTCACCCCGCTCGCCTCGACCAGCCTGCTGCTGCTGGTCACGGGCCAGGGCCTGAGCAGCGGCGTCGTGCTCGCCGCGGTCATGATCATCGGCTCGGCGGTGGTGGGGACGCGCGCGCGCTGA